GCTGTTATTGATATTGAAAGAGGACAATTTGCTGATATTAAGCCATTCATTTGGCAAACAGATACAGCAGTTGCAAAGAATTCTTGGTGTTATACTAAAAATAATAATTATAAGAAGGCAAAAGATATTATTTGTGATTTGGTGGATATTGTAAGTAAAAATGGTCGCTTATTATTGAATGTTGGACCGAAGGCAGATGGATCAATTCCAAAGGAAGATAAAAATATTTTACTTGAGATAGGGGAATGGCTCAAGGTAAATGGAGAAGCAATATATGGCGCAGGTATTTATAGAGTTCCTGGTGAAGGACCAACAAAGATTACTGAAGGCCAATTTTCTGATGGTAAGGACAAAGTTTTTACTAGCAAAGATATCCGTTATACTATAAAAGGTTGTTATTTATATGCGACAGTGTTAAATTATCCAGAGGATGGATTTGTAAACTTGGTTGAATTGGCAGAACAAGATGCTTCTTTGCTGCCTAAATTTCATGGTATAGTAAAGGATGTTTCTGTTCTGGGCTTTGAAGAAGTTATAGAATGGAAAAGAACGAAAACCGGTTTGCAAATAAAAACTAATAAAGTGAAAAGTGATAAACCAGTGGTAATAAAAATACAAATTGACTAGGCTAAAATATGTATTTTTATTTGATAAGAGAAAAATTAAAATGCTTAAGAGTTCCTTATAGATAAACAGAAAACATGCTTATGATAATTCCATGAATGTGCCTAAATTAGTAGCTTTGAATGATTTTTATAATTATTTATTAAATTTAAAGTTAATAATAAAGAATATAGGTATAATTTTCATGGAATTATTATTTGAGGATGATAAAGAAGAAATATAATTAGCATATATTTTAATTAGAATTATGAAATAGACAGCTTATACTTATTGAATATGTATGAGCTGTCTATTTTTATAATATATATTATAACTTTCAGTTATCAATGGTCAATTACCAGTTAATGAAAAAATTCTATCAATATTTTCAGAAATTACATGTATAGTATTAATTAGAATTTATATATATCTAATTAATATTTTTACGAAATATATTTTGTATATCTAATGTTTAAGGTAAAACATATAAAATTTTTATAGTAGGACATTAAAATAATTAGCTATATAATAATGGTAAAATATTATCATTATAATGAATTATTTAAATAGGAAGTGAAAATTTTATATGAGAAGTAAGTCTGGAATACTAGATAGTATAGTATATAAAATTACAGTGTGTATAACCAAGTTCTTTGTAATAAACTTTTGGTTTTTGATAATGATATCTCCATTTTTATTATATATATTCTTTTTTGAAGGTCACATATCTATATCAATATTATTAGTATTCTCAATATTGCTTGGACCAGCGATAACAACACTTTTCTCGATAAGTGGAAAATTTATAAATGAAGGGGATATATGTCCTTCAAAGGATTTTTTTCGATTGTATAAAATGAATTTTTTCCAAGGAATCTTTATAGGCATAATATTAAATAGTTTTATGGGGATCTTATACTCTGATATGGAGTATTTTAATTCAATAGGAAATACATATCTTTCGCTTATATGTTTACTTTTGTTAATAGTCGTAATTATGCTAAGTTTTTATATATATCCTATTATCTCAAGGTATAACATTAAAATGATATATTTATTTCAACTTTCAATAAAATTATTAATCAAAAAAATATATATAAGTTTAAGCTGTATATCTATGATTATCATTGTATTAGCACTTATAAGAATTACGAGAATATCATTAGTAGGAGTTTTATTTGGAGCAAGTATACTATGCTATTTAATAATGAAAATAGAAAATAAAACAATTGATGAATTAAATGAAGAAATAAAAGAAAAATATAATATAAATGACTAATTAAATAAAGAGTATTAGAATTCTGAGTAGATAAGGAAGATGGATAAATGTATAAAATAATTGATTTAAGTGGTATGTGGAGATTTCAATTAGATGAAGAAAAATTGGGAGTAAGTGAACCGTTTAACGATACAATGACACTACCAGGTACAACTTCCTACTTTAAAAAAGGTAAGAAAAATGAAAAAGTTGAACTTGGATTTCTGACTGAAGAATATAAATTTGAAGGGTATGCATGGTTTTCAAAAACCATTTATATTTCAGAGGATGTTGCAAGTAAGAAGTGTTTTCTTTATTTGGAAAGAACACGTGTAACTACTATTTGGATAGATGAATTTATAGTTGGTACACAAAATAGTCTTTGTACACCACATGTTTATGACATAACAAACTACATGTCAACTGGTGAACATGTAATCAAAATATGTGTTGATAATACAAATTATCCAACTAAGGGAGGTCATTTAACTTCAGCGGATACACAAACAAATTGGAATGGTATTACAGGAAAACTTGAATTGCAAATATATGAGAGGAGTTATATAAGTGATATCCAAATTTATCCTAATACTAGAGATAAATCTGTTACCATAAAGGCGAAGCTTATTGGAGTAAATGAAGGCATTATTTCAATTTCAGGAGTAAGTTTTAATAGTGAAAAGGAACATAAGGTAGAAGAAGTTGATTTTAAACTTGCTTCAAATGAGGTTTTTATAACCTGTGAACTGGGAGAAGATGCTTTGCTCTGGAGTGAATATAAACCTAATTTATATAAGTTAAAATTAAATCTTGTGATTAATGGATTAATAGCAGATACAAATGAGGTTATATTTGGACTTCGTAAATTTAAGGCACAAGGTAATAAGTTTACAATAAATGGTGTTGAAACCTTTCTTAGAGGGAAACATGATGGCTTGATTTTTCCATTAACAGGTTTTGCTCCAACAACTGTTGAAGAGTGGTTAAAAGTTTTGAAGATTTCAAAGTCATATGGAATAAATCATTATCGGTTTCATACGTGTTGTCCTCCTGAAGCTGCATTTATTGCTGCTGATATCCTTGGAATTTATATGCAACCTGAATTACCATTTTGGGGAACTATTACTGATGAGAATGATAAAAATCATAATCAAGTTGAGCAAGATTTTTTATTTAATGAAGGGGTATCTATGCTAAAATGCTTTGGAAATCATCCTTCATTTGTTATGATGTCTCTTGGAAATGAACTTTGGGGTAGTAAGGAGAAATTAGAGGATATATTAAAAAGGTATAAAGACTTAGATAATCGCCATCTTTATACACAAGGGTCAAATAATTTTCAGTTTTGTCCTGTGATTCTAGAAAATGATGATTTTTTCTCTGGAGTTAGATTTTCAAAATATCGTCTTTTAAGAGGATCTTACGCAATGTGTGATGCGCCTTTAGGTCACATACAAATTGACGCACCTAATACAATGAAAGATTATGATGAAAATATTATTCCTAAATTAGTTGATGCTCAGAAAAATTTAATAGTAAACTGTGATGATCCAATAGAAATTCAATTTGGTACAGAGACTAAAATTGTTCAAGCAGCTAATTATGATTCTGAAATTATACCAAGAGTTCCGGTAATTTCACATGAAATTGGTCAGTATGCCACCTATCCAGACTTTAATGAAATAAAAAAATATATAGGGCCTTTAAAGGCAAAGAATTTTGAAGTGTTTAAACAAAAACTTGAAGAAAGAGGTCTTGGTGATTTAGCAGAAAAGTATTTTTACTGCTCAGGAAGACTTGCAGTGTCTTGTTATAAAGAGGAATTAGAAGCAGCATTTAGATCAAGAAGACTAGGAGGATTTCAGCTTTTAGATTTACAAGATTTTAGCGGACAGGGAACAGCATTAGTAGGGATGTTAGATTCATTTATGGATTCAAAAGGATTGATTTCACCAGAAGAATGGCGCAGTTTTTGCTCAGATTCAGTGCTTATGGCGAGATTTAATAAGTATAATTATATATCAGAAGAAAATTTTGATGCGCATGTTGAACTTTGCTATTTCAAAGACATCCCATTACATAGTTTAAATTTATTTTGGGAACTAAAAGATAGTAATACTGTATATGAAAAAGGAGAAAGTTATATTTGCAATATTGAAAATCAAAATTATATTGATATATGTGATATTAATATAAAAATGCCTAATATAACTTTGATGAAAAAATTAACACTATCACTTCAAGTAAAGGAGATAGGTGTTGAAAAAAACTATGATTTGTGGATTTATCCGAAGAATGTTATTTGGGATAAGGCAGGTGTAAATATATTTAATAATTTATCCAAAGGGGTAATTGAATTACTTGAAAATGGCGAAAAGGTAATATTATTTCCCCAAGCAGATACTTTGAAAAATAAAATAGATGGATTTTTTTGTACAGATTTTTGGTGTTATCCAATGTTCCGTTCTATTTCTGAAAGCATGGGCAAAAAAGTTCCTATAGGTACTATGGGCTTATTGATTAATAATACACATCCTATTTTTAATGATTTTCCTTGTGAAGAATATTCAACCTATCAATGGTGGAACATAGTCTCAAATTCATGCTCGATTATTTTGGATGATACTGCAAAGGACTTTAGACCTATTGTGCAAACAATAGATAACTTTGAGCGAAATCATAAGTTGGGATTAATTTTTGAATGTAAGGTATTAAATGGGAAACTGTTAGTTTGTGCGTGTGACTATAATAAGATAATTAATCAACCAGATGGAAGACAATTATTATTTAGTATGTTTAATTACGTAAAATCTAAAGACTTTAAGCCAAGTACTGAAATTAGTATTCCAGCACTCAGAAATCTTTTGTTATCTTAAAAACTATGGTACAGTAGATAGATTGCTTTTATAGCAACTTAGCTACTGTCCTTTTTAATTAAGGGGATTTTAGCTATCAATCAGTAATTATAAAGCAATATAAGGACTATAGAAATTATCGCTTACAATAGCAAGAAATTTACTCCAACATAATTGGGAACTCTAATTTTTATATGAAAACATATACATTTTTTCGGGTAGTTGAGTTTGAAAATCCAGATTAAAATTAATACATAAGTTAGAGAGAAAATAAGGAGGTACATAGATGCAAATTTCAAAAATTGATACAGAAATGCTACTAAAAGATAAAACTAAAAGACAGAAGAAAAATTTATGGAAATTAATAAAGAAACAAAAATTCCTAATATTTATGTCACTGCCTTTTGTGGTTTGGATAATTATTTTTAAATATATGCCATTAATCGGATGGTCGATGGCCTTTCAGGATTATAAGCCTGGTAAATCATTTTTTGATCAAACATGGACTGGATTAAAACAGTTTAAAGTATTATTCACGGAACAACAATTTTATCAATCATTAGAAAATACTATTGCTATGAGTTTGTTGGGATTAGTGTTTGGAACTATATGTGCAATAGGTTTTGCTTTGTTGTTGAATGAATTGAAAAATGTAAAATTCAAAAAGAGTGTACAAACTATTTCGTATTTACCTCATTTTATATCTTGGGTAGTAGCTGCAAGTATAATTACAAGTATGCTTGCGCCAAGTGGAATAGTCAATGAATTATTAGTAAAATTTCATATAATTAATGACCCTATAAGCTTTATGTCAGATCCAAGTTTGTTTTGGGGTATAGTAACTACAGGAGATATTTGGAAGGAAATGGGATGGAATGCCATAATATATCTAGCTGCTATAACAGCTATAGATCCAGAAATGTATGATGCTGCAAAAGTTGATGGGGCAGGACGGATAAGACAGATTATTAGTATAACATTACCTTCAATAAAGCCAACGATAATAGTTTTGTTAATAATGAGTATAGGAAATTTACTGAATATAGGTTTTGAAAAACAAATGTTACTTGGAAATCCTGTTGTTGCAGATAAATCATTGGTAATAGATAAGTACGCTTTGGATTATGGTATCGGAATGTTTAGATATTCTTTTGGTACTGCAATAGGTATATTTAGGTCAATTGTTAGCATTATTTTGTTATTTTCTGCAAATAAGTTAGCAAAAAGAGCTGGAGAAGGTGCTTTGATTTAGAACATGTTGAAATAACTAACCAAAATTCATTTAAAGAGGGGGATATCCAGTGAAGAAAAAGATTAAAAGATTTGATATAGTATTAGTTATTATTATGACAATAATTGCGCTAGTAACAATATATCCATTTTTAAATGTATTAGCAATTTCATTAAATGATGCATCAGATACAGTTAAAGGTGGAATTCACATATGGCCAAGATCTCTTACAATACAGAACTACAAGGAAATTTTCGAGGGAAGTAGTAAGTTACCTCAGGGACTTTTGATATCAGTACTTAGAACTGTAGTAGGTACTATAACAGGAGTTTTAGCGAGTGCAATGGTAGCATTTGTATTAAGCAGAAGAGAATTCATATTCAATAAATTTGTTACAATATTATTTGTTTTAACAATGTATGTAAGTGGAGGATTAATACCTGAATATATGTTGATAAAAAATTTAGGATTGGTAAACAATTTTGCTGTATATATATTGCCTGGGTTAATAAGTGCTTTTAATGTAATTGTTATTAGATCATTTATTGATGGATTACCTCCAGCATTAAATGAATCAGCTATGATAGATGGTGCAAATGATTTTGTAATATTTACCAAGATAGTGCTGCCACTTTGTTTGCCGGTAATTGCAACTGTAGCCTTGTTTATAGCTGTAGGTCAATGGAACAGCTGGTTTGATACTTACCTTTATGCAAGACAAAGTGATGGTTTAACAACACTTCAATATGAACTTATGAAGGTAATGAGCACCGCAAATGCAAGTGCAAAGGTAGATCCAAACAGTGTAGCATTGCAAGCAGCCGCTGTTAATCCAGAATCAATAAAGATGGCAATAACAATGGTTGCAACTGGCCCAATATTACTTGTATATCCATTTGTGCAGAAATATTTTGTAACAGGAATGACTTTAGGTGCAGTTAAAAGTTGATAATATTAGATGGGAAGTTATGTTGATTTTTATAAGGGGGAATCATAATTGTTAATTGAAAAAACTAAACTGTGGGAAGATAATGAAGAGGTTATCTTAACATCATATATTTTAGATAATTCAGAGGAAATAAAATTAAAAAAGCGCCCAGCAATAATCATTTGTCCAGGAGGAGGATTTTTATATACTTCCGATAGAGAAGCAGAACCAATAGCAATGAAATTTGCAGGAGAAGGTTATAACACTTTTGTGCTTAGATATGGAACATATTTTAATAATTCAAAATTGGATTTCAACAATCTGCCAAAGGAAATCGAAGGAAATAAGGGAGTGAAATATCCACAACCATTGTTTGATTTAGCTAAAGCAATATTGACTGTACGAGAAAATTCAGAAAGATGGTCAATAGATAGTGAGAAGATTTTTCTATGTGGATTTTCAGCTGGTGGATATGTGGCCGCTAGCCTTGGGGTGCATTGGCAAGACGAATTGTTAAAAAGAAAGTTTGATGTAGATAATGAATTATTTAAACCCAATGGTATGATATTAGGTTATCCAGTCTTAGATTATGCATTAATGAAAGAAGTTCTAGTAGAAACAAATGATAAATTTTTGCATGAATTTTGGAGGGTATCCAACGATTCCATTTTTGGAGAACCAGAGCCATCAAATGAGTATATTGATAAATTAACTCTTACAAATCATATAACTGAAAAAACACCCCCTACATTTATGTGGCATACGGCTAATGATGGATTAGTAAGTGTAAGAAATACACTCAATTTTGCAAATGAATTATCGAAAACTAAGATTCCGTATGAACTTCATATATTTGAAGATGGATGGCATGGCTTAGCGCTTTGTGATGAAGTTACTGCAAATGGTGATGGGCATATTAATCCAGAAGTTAAAGTTTGGTTTGACATGGCGTTAGCTTGGTTAAAAAAATATTCATTTAATATAAATAAACTGTAATAAAGAAAGAAGGACTAGACATGAAAAAAAGTAAAATTTTATCAGTAATAATTTCATTTACTTTAGTAGCAAGTTTGTTTGTTGGGTGTGGTGGAAGCTCAAAAGGAGATAAAGCGACATCGGCTAGTGGTGGAACAATGGATAAGACACCAGTAACATTAACTATGTATACTGTTGATTCAACAGAAGATATGCTTTTTGATGATGATGTAGCAAAGAAAATAACAGAACTTACAGGGGTAACCTTAAAAATATCACATCCAGTAGCAGGAGATACTCAAGCAATTCCTTTAATGATAGCAAGTGGTGATTATCCAGATTTAATTTATGCTAAAGGTGATACAGGTAAGTTAGTAGATGCAGGGGCAATTATTAAACTTGATGATTATATCGATAAGAAGGGTGATAATTTAAAGGCACTTTATGGAGATCAATTAAAGAGATTAAAATATAGTACAGAAGATCCATCTATATATACGGTTGGAACATATGGAGTACATTCAGATATATTTGACCCAAATGGAATTATGCAATTACAGCACGCTGTTTTAAAAGATTTGGGATATCCACAAATTAAGAATTTACAAGACTATGAAAATGCAATAAAAGCATATATAAAAAAATATCCTGAAATAAATGGTAAGAAGACAATTGGGATGACGCTAATGGCAAGTGATTGGAGATGGTTGATAACATGTGGAAATATAGCTAGCCAAGTAGCTGGAATACCAGATGATGGACAGTTTAAAATAGATGATGAAACTCAAAAAGCTACTTATAAATTTGAATTACCAGAAGTTAAAGAGTACTTCAAATGGTTAAATCATATGAATGCAGAAGGATTGTTAGATCCAGAATCATTTACACAAAAGGAAGACGTATATCGTGCAAAGATAACTCAAGGTAATGTTTTAGGATTAACAGATCCAAAGTGGGATTATGATACTGCAACAAAAGCATTAATTTCATCAGGAATGGATGAAAGAACATTTGCACCACTTTCAGTTACTTTAGGTGATAAATATAAAGATCAAACTATGAAAGATTATGGATATAGTGGAGGCTGGGGAGTTGCTATATCTTCAACAAGTAAAAACAAAGACAGAGCTTTTGAATTTTTAAATTGGTTAGCATCAGATGAAGCCCAAGTTTTATTAAACTGGGGAGTTGAAGGAAAACATTACAAAGTTGAAAATGGTAAGAGAATTTTTTTACCAGAGATACAACAACAAAAAAATTCTGATAAGGACTTTAAAAAGAAGACTGGTATAGGGCAATATAATTATCCATTCCCAGAAAGAGGAGATGGGGCTATAGATCCAACAGGAAATTCTTATACTACTAATACTTTAGATAATTTCATTCAAAATTATAATAAGGGCGAAAAAGCTACCTTAGCAGGTTATGGAAAGAAATCTTTTGTAGAGTTTTTCCCACAAGCAAAAGATTTAGGTCAATCTAAGCACGGACAAGCATGGGAATATAATATTCCAAGTGATAGTGATATGGCTATAATTCAAAAGAAAGCTGATGATTATACTCAAAAGGCTATAACGCAAGCAATTCTTGGAAGTGAATCTAATTTTGATTCAGCTTGGGATAAAATTCAACAAGATCTTAAAGCAATGAATATAGACAAACTTGATGAAGGCATGAGTAAATTAACAGTAGATAAGATTAAGCTTTGGAATAATTAAATTAAAATTATAGATATCCAAACCAAGAATTAGACTTATGCAACAATTACCGAAATATGATACATTTATCTTCCGCAGGACTAGTGAAATTTTCGCTGGAAGGTTCTAAATGTGGGCTTGTCGTCATTTCAGCGTGTTCCAGATGTAAAATCTAGACAAGCTGTAAATGAAACAAGCCCACACTAATAACCTTCAACAGCTCAATTTCACATGCCTGCTCCAGAAAAAATGCATCATATTTCTAGTGTAGTTTAGTAATTTTAATTTCTCAAAAGTGTATACATATTCCATTTATAAGTTTGATTATTCATTTGGATATCTATATGAAGTAGATACACTAAGGGATAGAATAGTTTATTTCATATAAAGAAGATTTTAATGGATGGAAGGGTGTAAATGCTTTTGGATATTCCCAATACTGAGTTGGGTTAGCAAAAATAAAACATCCTTCCATTAAAAATTTTACCTGGTTTGTATAAAAAATAAAGAGATAGTTTAATAAGAGTTAAAGTAAAATATATCCAATTTATTAAGTACAAGTGGTGACAAGTATAATGATTTATATAGCTTTGGACATAATGAGAATAAAAATAATTTGTGTGAAGAAGGAGTGTTAATATGAAATTTAGCAACGGATGTTGGTTAAATAAAACAGGAGTTGAAACATTTAGTCCACAAGAAATTTATAACACTAAAATTGAAAAAAATCTTTTAACAATATATACGCCTTGTAGCAAAATATATAACAGAGGATGTACCCTTGGTGGACCAGTTATAACATATAAAATTACATCTCCTATGAAGAATGTTATAAGAGTAAGAGCTTATCACTATATGGGTCAGCAAAAAAAGAGTCCAAGCTTTGAAATTTATGAAGATGATGATACTAACGTTTTGATAGATGAAAATAAAGATAAGGTTTCGTTCAAATCAGGAAACCTTAGAATGGAATATGATAAAAATACAATTGAAATGAGTTTTTATAGAGGAGATAAAAAATTAACTTCTAGTAAATATAGAGGTATGGCTTATGTAAAAACTGAACCAGAAACAGCATTTCTAGAATCATCAGATAAAGGAATATACATGAGAGAACAACTGCAGTTATCTGTAGGCGAATTAGTATATGGCTTAGGTGAGAGATTTACACCATTTGTAAAGAATGGTCAGACTGTAGATGTGTGGAATGAAGATGGTGGAACAAGTACAGAACAATGTTATAAGAATATTCCATTTTATCTTACTAATAAAGGATATGGTGTATTTGTAAATCATCCAGAAAAAGTTTCTTTTGAAGTGGGATCAGAAAAA
The window above is part of the Clostridium saccharoperbutylacetonicum N1-4(HMT) genome. Proteins encoded here:
- a CDS encoding YesL family protein encodes the protein MRSKSGILDSIVYKITVCITKFFVINFWFLIMISPFLLYIFFFEGHISISILLVFSILLGPAITTLFSISGKFINEGDICPSKDFFRLYKMNFFQGIFIGIILNSFMGILYSDMEYFNSIGNTYLSLICLLLLIVVIMLSFYIYPIISRYNIKMIYLFQLSIKLLIKKIYISLSCISMIIIVLALIRITRISLVGVLFGASILCYLIMKIENKTIDELNEEIKEKYNIND
- a CDS encoding sugar-binding domain-containing protein, translating into MYKIIDLSGMWRFQLDEEKLGVSEPFNDTMTLPGTTSYFKKGKKNEKVELGFLTEEYKFEGYAWFSKTIYISEDVASKKCFLYLERTRVTTIWIDEFIVGTQNSLCTPHVYDITNYMSTGEHVIKICVDNTNYPTKGGHLTSADTQTNWNGITGKLELQIYERSYISDIQIYPNTRDKSVTIKAKLIGVNEGIISISGVSFNSEKEHKVEEVDFKLASNEVFITCELGEDALLWSEYKPNLYKLKLNLVINGLIADTNEVIFGLRKFKAQGNKFTINGVETFLRGKHDGLIFPLTGFAPTTVEEWLKVLKISKSYGINHYRFHTCCPPEAAFIAADILGIYMQPELPFWGTITDENDKNHNQVEQDFLFNEGVSMLKCFGNHPSFVMMSLGNELWGSKEKLEDILKRYKDLDNRHLYTQGSNNFQFCPVILENDDFFSGVRFSKYRLLRGSYAMCDAPLGHIQIDAPNTMKDYDENIIPKLVDAQKNLIVNCDDPIEIQFGTETKIVQAANYDSEIIPRVPVISHEIGQYATYPDFNEIKKYIGPLKAKNFEVFKQKLEERGLGDLAEKYFYCSGRLAVSCYKEELEAAFRSRRLGGFQLLDLQDFSGQGTALVGMLDSFMDSKGLISPEEWRSFCSDSVLMARFNKYNYISEENFDAHVELCYFKDIPLHSLNLFWELKDSNTVYEKGESYICNIENQNYIDICDINIKMPNITLMKKLTLSLQVKEIGVEKNYDLWIYPKNVIWDKAGVNIFNNLSKGVIELLENGEKVILFPQADTLKNKIDGFFCTDFWCYPMFRSISESMGKKVPIGTMGLLINNTHPIFNDFPCEEYSTYQWWNIVSNSCSIILDDTAKDFRPIVQTIDNFERNHKLGLIFECKVLNGKLLVCACDYNKIINQPDGRQLLFSMFNYVKSKDFKPSTEISIPALRNLLLS
- a CDS encoding ABC transporter permease; the encoded protein is MQISKIDTEMLLKDKTKRQKKNLWKLIKKQKFLIFMSLPFVVWIIIFKYMPLIGWSMAFQDYKPGKSFFDQTWTGLKQFKVLFTEQQFYQSLENTIAMSLLGLVFGTICAIGFALLLNELKNVKFKKSVQTISYLPHFISWVVAASIITSMLAPSGIVNELLVKFHIINDPISFMSDPSLFWGIVTTGDIWKEMGWNAIIYLAAITAIDPEMYDAAKVDGAGRIRQIISITLPSIKPTIIVLLIMSIGNLLNIGFEKQMLLGNPVVADKSLVIDKYALDYGIGMFRYSFGTAIGIFRSIVSIILLFSANKLAKRAGEGALI
- a CDS encoding carbohydrate ABC transporter permease — its product is MTIIALVTIYPFLNVLAISLNDASDTVKGGIHIWPRSLTIQNYKEIFEGSSKLPQGLLISVLRTVVGTITGVLASAMVAFVLSRREFIFNKFVTILFVLTMYVSGGLIPEYMLIKNLGLVNNFAVYILPGLISAFNVIVIRSFIDGLPPALNESAMIDGANDFVIFTKIVLPLCLPVIATVALFIAVGQWNSWFDTYLYARQSDGLTTLQYELMKVMSTANASAKVDPNSVALQAAAVNPESIKMAITMVATGPILLVYPFVQKYFVTGMTLGAVKS
- a CDS encoding alpha/beta hydrolase; the protein is MLIEKTKLWEDNEEVILTSYILDNSEEIKLKKRPAIIICPGGGFLYTSDREAEPIAMKFAGEGYNTFVLRYGTYFNNSKLDFNNLPKEIEGNKGVKYPQPLFDLAKAILTVRENSERWSIDSEKIFLCGFSAGGYVAASLGVHWQDELLKRKFDVDNELFKPNGMILGYPVLDYALMKEVLVETNDKFLHEFWRVSNDSIFGEPEPSNEYIDKLTLTNHITEKTPPTFMWHTANDGLVSVRNTLNFANELSKTKIPYELHIFEDGWHGLALCDEVTANGDGHINPEVKVWFDMALAWLKKYSFNINKL
- a CDS encoding ABC transporter substrate-binding protein; amino-acid sequence: MKKSKILSVIISFTLVASLFVGCGGSSKGDKATSASGGTMDKTPVTLTMYTVDSTEDMLFDDDVAKKITELTGVTLKISHPVAGDTQAIPLMIASGDYPDLIYAKGDTGKLVDAGAIIKLDDYIDKKGDNLKALYGDQLKRLKYSTEDPSIYTVGTYGVHSDIFDPNGIMQLQHAVLKDLGYPQIKNLQDYENAIKAYIKKYPEINGKKTIGMTLMASDWRWLITCGNIASQVAGIPDDGQFKIDDETQKATYKFELPEVKEYFKWLNHMNAEGLLDPESFTQKEDVYRAKITQGNVLGLTDPKWDYDTATKALISSGMDERTFAPLSVTLGDKYKDQTMKDYGYSGGWGVAISSTSKNKDRAFEFLNWLASDEAQVLLNWGVEGKHYKVENGKRIFLPEIQQQKNSDKDFKKKTGIGQYNYPFPERGDGAIDPTGNSYTTNTLDNFIQNYNKGEKATLAGYGKKSFVEFFPQAKDLGQSKHGQAWEYNIPSDSDMAIIQKKADDYTQKAITQAILGSESNFDSAWDKIQQDLKAMNIDKLDEGMSKLTVDKIKLWNN